In Candidatus Accumulibacter cognatus, the genomic window TGCGCTGCATCAATCATCGCTGCTGCGATACGGTCCTTGACGCTGTGCGCGGGACTGTAAAATTCGAGTTTGACGACGACGGTACCGTCAATACCGGCACCGAGACGGTTGAGTCTGACCAATGGCGTGTTGCCGATCAGGTCGGTGACATTGTCGGCGATGTGCATGGGCATGGCGAAATCTCCTCTGAAAGTGACTAGGCGAGAAACAGTTTGTATGCCGGATTATGGCTTTCGTTCCAGTATGCGTAGCCGAGTTTCGCCAGAAAATCCTCGAAGTCACCCATCTCGCACGGCGGCACCTGCATGCCGACCAGCACGCGACCGTAGTCGGCGCCATGGTTGCGATAATGAAAAAGGCTGATGTTCCAGCCGGCGCTCATGCGGTTGAGAAAGTTCATCAGCGCGCCAGGACGCTCGGGAAACTCGAAACGGTAGAGGATCTCGTGCTGGATTTGTGGCGAGTGCCCGCCGACCAGATGACGGATGTGACCCTTGGCCATTTCGTCATCGGTCAGGTCGAGCGTCGGATAGTCGTGCTTCCGCAGATGTTCGAGCAGCCGCACCGATTCGGCGCGCGATGCGACCTGTATACCGACAAAGACATGTGCATCACGCTGGTCGTTATAACGGTAATTGAACTCGGTGATGTTGCGAGAACCGATCAATGCAACGAAGCGCTTGTAGGCGCCAGGCTTCTCCGGTAGGGTCACGGCAAAGACGGCTTCGCGCTGCTCACCGATCTCGGCACGCTCGGCGACAAAACGAAGACGGTCGAAGTTCATGTTGGCGCCGGATGCCGTCGCGATCAGCGTTCTGTCCTTCAGTTTGTGCGCCTTGGCATAGGCCTTGGCACCGGCAACTGCCAGTGCGCCGGCCGGCTCGAGGACGGCACGGGTATCTTCGAAAACGTCCTTGATCGCCGCGCAAATCGCGTCGGTATCCACCAGCACCATGTCGTCGACGTACATCTGACAGAGGCGGAAAGTTTCCTCGCCGACATACTTGACCGCCGCGCCATCGGCGAACAGGCCGACGTGATCCAGCCGGACGCGCTTGCCGGCTTTCAGCGAGCGTGTCATGGCATCGGCGTCGACGGCTTCGACCCCGATGATCCGGGTTTCCGGCCTGACCCGCTTGATGTAGGCCGCGACGCCAGAAATCAGACCTCCACCACCGATGCAGCAAAATACGGCATGGATCGGTTTGGCATGTTGGCGCAGGATCTCCATGCCGATCGTGCCCTGCCCGGCGATCACTTCGGGGTCGTCGAAAGGGTGTACGAAGCTTAGCCTCTCGCTTTTCTCGAGTTCCAGAGCGTGGGTGTAGGCGTCATCATAGCCCTCACCAGCAAGCACCACTTCCGCACCTCTCGCCTGCACCGCCTGTACCTTGATCTGCGGCGTCGTCGTCGGCATCACGATCACCGCCCGACAGCCGAGTTTGGCCGCCGCCAGCGCCACCCCCTGGGCATGGTTGCCGGCAGAGGCGCAGATCACGCCGCGCTTGAGCCGCTCTGCCGAGAGATGGGCGATCTTGTTGTAAGCGCCGCGCAACTTGAAGGAAAAAACCGGCTGTAGGTCTTCGCGCTTCAACAGAATCCGATTGCCCAGACGGGCCGACAGGCTGGGTGCGAGGTCAAGTGGGGTTTCAATCGCAACGTCGTAGACCTGCGCGTTGAGAATTCTTTCGAGGTAATCGGTAGGCATGGCAGCAGAGAAGAGATCCTTGGGCTGAGCGCCCGATTCTAGCAGCAGAAACGGTGTTTGATGGGCAAACAGTTCATGTGAAGGTCGCGTCAGCGACTCACGAGCCTCCCCTCCCCACATGTGAGGGAGGGGTCGGGGGAAAGGGAAACGGTCATGACTTTCATGATCAGGGATGTCTTGCAAAGTCATGACCGTTAGAATGTGCTCTTTGGTGGCGAAGTACCCATGAACGCACGTCTGCGCGAAATCCCCTACAACTACACCTCGTTCTCCGACCGCGAGATCGTCATTCGCCTGCTCGGGCCGGAAAACTGGGCACTGCTTGACGAATTGCGTACCGAACGTGTTACTGGCCGCTCGGCACGGATGCTCTATGAGGTACTCGGCGACATCTGGGTGGTGCAGCGCAACCCCTACCTGGAAGACGATTTACTCGCCAGCCGCGAGCGTCGCAGCGCCTTGATCGAAGCGCTACGCCACCGCCTGCGCGAAATCGGCAAGCGACGGCAGGGCAATGCCAAGGTGCTGCAGTTGATCCTTGCGGCCGAGGAGGCGGTCAATCGTTTTGCACAGCATTTCGATGATACCGCCCGACTGCGGACACGGGTCCGGAGAGTGCTGAGCCGGCATACGCGCCGCGACAACATCGCCTTCGACGGTCTGGCTCGCGTCTCGCACGTGACCGACGCGACCGACTGGCGGATTGAGTACCCATTCGTCGTCCTCTACCCGGATAGCGAGGAGGAGATGGCTCCGCTGGTACGTGGTTGCATCGAACTCGGGTTGACGATCATCCCACGCGGTGGCGGCACCGGTTATACCGGTGGCGCCATCCCGTTGACAGCGCTGTCGGTGGTGATCAACACCGAGAAACTGATTGACATCAGCGCCGTCGAAGAGCGGCTGCTGCCAGGCAGTGAGCGCCCTGTGGCAACCATCCGTACCGGCGCCGGCGTCGTCACCGCCCGCGTTTCTGAGGCCGCAGCAGCAGCCGGGAGCGTTTTTGCCGTCGACCCGACATCGGCCGAAGCTTCGTGCATCGGTGGCAACATCGCGATGAATGCCGGCGGTAAAAAAGCCGTGCTCTGGGGAACTGCCCTCGACAACCTGGCGTGGTGGAGAATGGTCGACCCGAGCGGGCACGTACTGGAAGTGACGCGCATGCATCACAACTTCGGCAAGATTCACGAACAGGAACTGGCGCGCTTCGAGATCAAACGCTTTCGCAAGGACGGCAGGACACTCTACGGAACACCGGAAATCCTGGAAATCCCGGGCGCCCGTTTTCGCAAAGCCGGCCTCGGCAAGGATGTAACCGACAAGTTTCTGGCCGGCCTGCCGGGCGTCCAGAAAGAAGGGACCGATGGCCTGATTGTCGCCGCCCGCTGGATCCTGCATCGGATGCCTGCGCACACGCGTACCATCTGCCTGGAATTCTTCGGGCAGGTGCGCGAGGCAGTACCGGCGATTGTCGATATCACCGATTACTTCAAGCCAGGCGGCCCCGGCAGGTCGGCTGGGGTGCTGCTTGCCGGCCTCGAACACCTCGACGAGCGCTACCTGCGGGCCGTCGGCTACGCCACCAAGGCCAAGCGCAAGGGAGAAACCGCAGGCCGTCCGAAAATGGTTTTGATCGGCGACATCGTCGGTGACGACGAGACGGCGGTGATGACGGCCGCATCGGACATGGTGCGTCTGTGCAATCTGCGTGGTGCCGAGGGTTTCATCGCCGTCGATGCCGAGACGCGCAAGAAATTCTGGCTCGATCGCTCGCGCACCGCAGCCATTTCGCGCCATACCAACGCCTTCAAGTTGAACGAAGACGTGGTGATTCCACTGCCGCGCATGGGCGAGTACTGCGATGGAGTCGAGCGCATCAATATCGAGTTGTCGATAAAGAACAAGCTGTCGCTATGTGCAGCGCTGGCGGAATTCCTGCGTGGCGACCTGCCCCTGCATCGTGGCGACGCCGACCTCGACAGGGAATTGCTGATCGGCGATCGGCGAACCGTAGCGCTGGACGCTGTCGCCAGCGTGCAGACACGCTGGCAATGGCTGCTCGAAAATCTCGATCAACCCCTGCCGCAAGCCGAGGCGCAGTTTGCCGCCCTGGGCATCCACGTCGATGCGCTGAGAAACCGTACCGCCATGCCGACGCTCTTCCATCGCCTGCAGGATTACTCGCTGCGCGTCTCGTGGAAAAGAGAACTCAAGCCGCAGCTCGAAGCGATTTTCGATGGCCTTGTCTATCGACCGGTACGCGAACGCATCGTCGCCATCCACCAGGGGGTTCTGCGCAGCCGCCTGTTTGTCGCGTTGCACATGCACGCCGGTGACGGCAACGTGCATACCAACATCCCGGTCAACTCCGACCATTACGAAATGCTACAGGCGGCTTATGCGGTGGTCGCGCGCATCATGGCGCTAGCACGGGCACTCGACGGTGTCGTCTCGGGCGAACATGGAATCGGCATCACCAAACTCGAGTTCCTGAGTGAGGACGAGATCCGGCCGTACCGCAATTACAAAGCGAGGATCGACCCGGACGGCCGTTTCAACCAGGGCAAGTTGCTCGCCGGTGCCGATCTGGCGAAGGCCTACACACCCTCGTTCTCGCTGCTCGGCACCGAGTCGCTGATCATGGAGCAATCGGAGATCGGCAACATCTCGACGATGGTCAAGGACTGCCTGCGCTGTGGCAAGTGCAAACCGGTCTGTTCAACGCATGTGCCGCGTGCCAATCTGCTCTATTCGCCACGCAACAAGATCCTGGCCACTTCGCTGCTGATCGAGGCCTTCCTCTACGAGGAGCAGACTCGCCGCGGTGTCTCGCTCAGGCATTTCGACGAGTTCAACGACGTCGCCGATCACTGCACGATCTGCCACAAGTGCCTCACCCCCTGCCCGGTCGACATCGATTTCGGCAATGTTTCGATCAGGATGCGCAATCTGCTGCGTGAACAGGGCAAGAAGAAGTTCGTTCCGGCAAAAGCCGCAGCGATGGCTTTCCTGACGATCAAGGACCCGGCGACGATCAAGCTGGTCCGCAAGCTGATGATCGACTGGGGCTACCGAGCGCAGCGCCTGGCCTACCAACTGGCGAGGTCCTTGCACCTGCTTCAGAGCCAGACCCGGCGACCGCCCGCGACGCTGGGTTCGCCAACGCTCAGATCGCAGATCATCCACTTCATCAACAAACCCATGCCGGGCGGACTTCCCAGACGGACTGCCCGCGCTCTGCTCGATATCGAAGACGACAAGGTCGTGCCGATCATTCGCGACCCCATCAAGGTCAGCGCACCCGATTACGATGGCGACGCGGTATTCTACTTTCCGGGTTGCGGCTCGGAGCGTCTGTTCTCGCAGGTCGCCCTGGCCACCCAGGCGATCCTTTACGATATCGGCGCGCAAACGGTTCTGCCACCAGGCTACCTGTGCTGCGGCTATCCCCAGACGGCCGCCGGCGAGGCCGACCAGGGGCAGCGGATCACCACCGATAACCGGGTGCTTTTCCACCGTGTCGCCAACACGCTCAACTATCTCGACATCCGGACGGTCATCGTCTCCTGTGGCACCTGCATGGACCAGCTCGAAAAATACCACTTCGAGCAGATCTTTCCCGGCTGCCGCCTGCTGGACATCCACGAATATTTACTGGAGAAGGGAGTCCGGGTCGATGGGATCAGCGGTACCCGCTATATGTACCACGACCCCTGCCACGCACCGATGCGAACAATACCGGGCATCAAGGTGGTCAACAGTCTGATGGGACAGCCGGTCGATCTCTCCGAGCGCTGCTGCGGCGAATCGGGAACGCTGGCGGTGACGCGCCCCGACGTGTCTACGCAGGTGCGCTTCCGCAAGCAGGAGGAGATCGAAAAAGGCGCTCGCCGACTACGTTCGGATCAGTTCACGGGCGAGGTCAAGGTACTGACTTCCTGCCCATCGTGCCTGCAGGGCCTGTCCCGCTACCACGACGACACCGGCACTCATGCTGACTACATTGTTGTCGAGATGGTCAAGCGGCTGCTCGGCGAGGACTGGATGGCGCTATACGTCCACAAGGCCAACAACGGCGGTATCGAGCGCGTTCTTCTGTAGATCCAAGACTCAAGGGGAAAGGAATGTAGTGACAGGCAAGTCGCACGATTCCCCTTTCAGCCTCGCCGATCTGGATATCCTTGTACCTTGATCACATGCCTCCTTCCGTGACCTAGTTCCTCTCGCTTACCGCACTGGTGGCTTATCGTTGAATCCTGGATGGTGCATCAGCGCCCTGAAATCTGCAAGGAGTCAGCAAGTGTGCGAGTACGATGTTGAGGATTGCGAACTATGCGAATCGCCGGGAGGCGAAGTGGTATGGGAAAGCGACCTGTGTCGGGTCGTCATGGTTGGTGACCCGGATTACCCCGGCTTCTGCCGCATCATTCTGCACCGGCACATGCGTGAGATGACTGACTTGCCTCCAAAGGAAAGGATGCAGTTCATGAGCGTCCTATTTGCCGTGGAAAGTGCTGTCCGGACCTTATACCAGCCGGACAAGATCAATCTCGCGAGCCTTGGCAATATGACGCCGCATGTTCATTGGCACCTGATCCCTCGCTGGCGGGACGACAGGCATTTTCCCAACTCTGTCTGGACGAAACCGCAGCGGCAGAATAGCCCATGTCGCCCCTTCGTTGACGGGCAGCAACTGGGTAACCAGATCATCGCCGCCATGCGTACCAGATAGCCTGATAGAACCGACGGTGAATACCATGAATGCAGTCCTCCCCAATATCCCGGCGACCATGAAGATTCCCGACCTGCATACCGGTTTCCAGATGCTCTCGCGGCTTCCTTTGGCCAATTCAAGACAGGCTGCGCTCGACATCAACCTCTTTCTCGATAGTCTGTTGAGAACGCCACCTCAAGGCGAGGTCTATCTGCAGCTGCTCGAACAGACGCGGATTTCACTCTGTTTCATCGAGGAAGAGCTCGCCCGAAGCTACATCAACAAGGCATTACCACTGGGAGAAGTCGAGGCAAGTGCCTTCTGCCAGGTCATTGCCACCTGGCAGAAGGCAGCCCGCGCCTACGCGCATTGTGCACAGCTTCTGGACGGCCACGACAACAGCAACGTCCATGCCGAACGACTGGCCCTGATCCTGCACCGCTGCATTTACTACACGGGAATGGTGATCATCGAGCACCATCGCGCCCGTCAGGCCCTGCCGGCAGGAGTGTGGCTGAACCTGCACGGATATTACGCGAGTGCCGAAGAATGGGGAATTGCGAATCTCCCCGTGCCGGACTCGCTCGATCCCCTTGGACGCAGCAGCCATTGTACCGCCGCTTTCGTCAGCCTCCTCCTCGCTGAATTGGCGAGTCCCTACAGCCTGTCTATGGGTGACATCAGCCTAGTACTTCGCTGGGCAAGCAATTGGTCTCCTCTGGTGGCAATGCACCCGGCCGTCGAGAATGAGCCCTTACCTCCGTTCGTCGTCGACCTGATGCAGGATTGTGGTCTGCGGGCGTCGAATGAGTGCCGGCATCGCGAACATCTGCGTCGACTCGACACCACTCGCCTGGTGAGCCAGCTCAATCAATTGAGAAGGCAGTTGCAACAACGAATCTCGCCCGCACAGCTCGGCCTCGGTGAAGATTGTACAGCTGCACAGTGTTATCGACTGGTCAATCGTCTCTATAAGCCATGGAGCATGTTGCGTGCCGCACGCAAGTTCCGCCGACACAATGCATCGGGAATTTCCAAGGTATCCACCGGTTTTTCGGCAATGCACTACCATATCTCCGGAAAGGAGTTCCAGCAGCCGGAGATGACCAGCATCTATTCGCGCCAGGAATTCGAAAGCATGTTTGCCTTCCGACACATGCTTGACCCGACGCAGATGCTGGAAGTCCGCCAGGTACAGCTTGGCTTTGACTTCGATACCTGGGAAGTGCTTGACCAGTGCGCGAATGGTTTTCGCCTGCTGCGCTCGGTAGTTGGCAAG contains:
- the ilvA gene encoding threonine ammonia-lyase, biosynthetic translates to MPTDYLERILNAQVYDVAIETPLDLAPSLSARLGNRILLKREDLQPVFSFKLRGAYNKIAHLSAERLKRGVICASAGNHAQGVALAAAKLGCRAVIVMPTTTPQIKVQAVQARGAEVVLAGEGYDDAYTHALELEKSERLSFVHPFDDPEVIAGQGTIGMEILRQHAKPIHAVFCCIGGGGLISGVAAYIKRVRPETRIIGVEAVDADAMTRSLKAGKRVRLDHVGLFADGAAVKYVGEETFRLCQMYVDDMVLVDTDAICAAIKDVFEDTRAVLEPAGALAVAGAKAYAKAHKLKDRTLIATASGANMNFDRLRFVAERAEIGEQREAVFAVTLPEKPGAYKRFVALIGSRNITEFNYRYNDQRDAHVFVGIQVASRAESVRLLEHLRKHDYPTLDLTDDEMAKGHIRHLVGGHSPQIQHEILYRFEFPERPGALMNFLNRMSAGWNISLFHYRNHGADYGRVLVGMQVPPCEMGDFEDFLAKLGYAYWNESHNPAYKLFLA
- a CDS encoding DUF3683 domain-containing protein gives rise to the protein MNARLREIPYNYTSFSDREIVIRLLGPENWALLDELRTERVTGRSARMLYEVLGDIWVVQRNPYLEDDLLASRERRSALIEALRHRLREIGKRRQGNAKVLQLILAAEEAVNRFAQHFDDTARLRTRVRRVLSRHTRRDNIAFDGLARVSHVTDATDWRIEYPFVVLYPDSEEEMAPLVRGCIELGLTIIPRGGGTGYTGGAIPLTALSVVINTEKLIDISAVEERLLPGSERPVATIRTGAGVVTARVSEAAAAAGSVFAVDPTSAEASCIGGNIAMNAGGKKAVLWGTALDNLAWWRMVDPSGHVLEVTRMHHNFGKIHEQELARFEIKRFRKDGRTLYGTPEILEIPGARFRKAGLGKDVTDKFLAGLPGVQKEGTDGLIVAARWILHRMPAHTRTICLEFFGQVREAVPAIVDITDYFKPGGPGRSAGVLLAGLEHLDERYLRAVGYATKAKRKGETAGRPKMVLIGDIVGDDETAVMTAASDMVRLCNLRGAEGFIAVDAETRKKFWLDRSRTAAISRHTNAFKLNEDVVIPLPRMGEYCDGVERINIELSIKNKLSLCAALAEFLRGDLPLHRGDADLDRELLIGDRRTVALDAVASVQTRWQWLLENLDQPLPQAEAQFAALGIHVDALRNRTAMPTLFHRLQDYSLRVSWKRELKPQLEAIFDGLVYRPVRERIVAIHQGVLRSRLFVALHMHAGDGNVHTNIPVNSDHYEMLQAAYAVVARIMALARALDGVVSGEHGIGITKLEFLSEDEIRPYRNYKARIDPDGRFNQGKLLAGADLAKAYTPSFSLLGTESLIMEQSEIGNISTMVKDCLRCGKCKPVCSTHVPRANLLYSPRNKILATSLLIEAFLYEEQTRRGVSLRHFDEFNDVADHCTICHKCLTPCPVDIDFGNVSIRMRNLLREQGKKKFVPAKAAAMAFLTIKDPATIKLVRKLMIDWGYRAQRLAYQLARSLHLLQSQTRRPPATLGSPTLRSQIIHFINKPMPGGLPRRTARALLDIEDDKVVPIIRDPIKVSAPDYDGDAVFYFPGCGSERLFSQVALATQAILYDIGAQTVLPPGYLCCGYPQTAAGEADQGQRITTDNRVLFHRVANTLNYLDIRTVIVSCGTCMDQLEKYHFEQIFPGCRLLDIHEYLLEKGVRVDGISGTRYMYHDPCHAPMRTIPGIKVVNSLMGQPVDLSERCCGESGTLAVTRPDVSTQVRFRKQEEIEKGARRLRSDQFTGEVKVLTSCPSCLQGLSRYHDDTGTHADYIVVEMVKRLLGEDWMALYVHKANNGGIERVLL
- a CDS encoding HIT family protein, whose amino-acid sequence is MVGDPDYPGFCRIILHRHMREMTDLPPKERMQFMSVLFAVESAVRTLYQPDKINLASLGNMTPHVHWHLIPRWRDDRHFPNSVWTKPQRQNSPCRPFVDGQQLGNQIIAAMRTR